A DNA window from Solanum lycopersicum chromosome 3, SLM_r2.1 contains the following coding sequences:
- the LOC101264296 gene encoding superoxide dismutase [Cu-Zn] 2 isoform X2 gives MGNLKAVAVISGNDSVQGSLQFIQQSNGVTHVRGRIIGLAPGLHAFHIHALGDTTNGCNSTGPHFNPLKKDHGAPMDEVRHAGDLGNIVAGPNEISISDMQIPLSGVHSILGRAVVVHADPDDLGRGGHELSKTTGNAGARVGCGVIGLQSSV, from the exons ATGGGGAATTTGAAAGCAGTAGCTGTAATCTCCGGGAACGATAGTGTGCAAGGATCCTTACAATTCATCCAGCAATCCAATG GTGTTACCCATGTGAGAGGAAGAATAATTGGTCTAGCTCCAGGTCTTCACGCTTTCCATATCCATGCCTTGGGTGATACCACTAACGGCTGCAATTCCACTG GACCTCATTTTAATCCACTTAAGAAAGATCATGGAGCTCCCATGGATGAAGTACGTCATGCGGGTGATTTAGGCAACATTGTTGCTGGTCCTAATG AGATATCAATTTCAGATATGCAG ATTCCTCTTAGTGGAGTACACTCCATCTTGGGGAGAGCAGTAGTTGTGCATGCTGATCCTGATGATCTGGGAAGAG GTGGACATGAACTTAGTAAGACAACTGGAAACGCAGGTGCAAGAGTTGGCTGTG GCGTTATTGGGCTTCAATCATCTGTCTAA
- the LOC101264296 gene encoding superoxide dismutase [Cu-Zn] 2 isoform X3, whose amino-acid sequence MGNLKAVAVISGNDSVQGSLQFIQQSNGVTHVRGRIIGLAPGLHAFHIHALGDTTNGCNSTGPHFNPLKKDHGAPMDEVRHAGDLGNIVAGPNGVAEISISDMQIPLSGVHSILGRAVVVHADPDDLGRGVIGLQSSV is encoded by the exons ATGGGGAATTTGAAAGCAGTAGCTGTAATCTCCGGGAACGATAGTGTGCAAGGATCCTTACAATTCATCCAGCAATCCAATG GTGTTACCCATGTGAGAGGAAGAATAATTGGTCTAGCTCCAGGTCTTCACGCTTTCCATATCCATGCCTTGGGTGATACCACTAACGGCTGCAATTCCACTG GACCTCATTTTAATCCACTTAAGAAAGATCATGGAGCTCCCATGGATGAAGTACGTCATGCGGGTGATTTAGGCAACATTGTTGCTGGTCCTAATG GGGTGGCAGAGATATCAATTTCAGATATGCAG ATTCCTCTTAGTGGAGTACACTCCATCTTGGGGAGAGCAGTAGTTGTGCATGCTGATCCTGATGATCTGGGAAGAG GCGTTATTGGGCTTCAATCATCTGTCTAA
- the LOC101264296 gene encoding superoxide dismutase [Cu-Zn] 2 isoform X4, whose amino-acid sequence MGNLKAVAVISGNDSVQGSLQFIQQSNGVTHVRGRIIGLAPGLHAFHIHALGDTTNGCNSTGPHFNPLKKDHGAPMDEVRHAGDLGNIVAGPNEISISDMQIPLSGVHSILGRAVVVHADPDDLGRGVIGLQSSV is encoded by the exons ATGGGGAATTTGAAAGCAGTAGCTGTAATCTCCGGGAACGATAGTGTGCAAGGATCCTTACAATTCATCCAGCAATCCAATG GTGTTACCCATGTGAGAGGAAGAATAATTGGTCTAGCTCCAGGTCTTCACGCTTTCCATATCCATGCCTTGGGTGATACCACTAACGGCTGCAATTCCACTG GACCTCATTTTAATCCACTTAAGAAAGATCATGGAGCTCCCATGGATGAAGTACGTCATGCGGGTGATTTAGGCAACATTGTTGCTGGTCCTAATG AGATATCAATTTCAGATATGCAG ATTCCTCTTAGTGGAGTACACTCCATCTTGGGGAGAGCAGTAGTTGTGCATGCTGATCCTGATGATCTGGGAAGAG GCGTTATTGGGCTTCAATCATCTGTCTAA
- the LOC101264296 gene encoding superoxide dismutase [Cu-Zn] 2 isoform X1 produces MGNLKAVAVISGNDSVQGSLQFIQQSNGVTHVRGRIIGLAPGLHAFHIHALGDTTNGCNSTGPHFNPLKKDHGAPMDEVRHAGDLGNIVAGPNGVAEISISDMQIPLSGVHSILGRAVVVHADPDDLGRGGHELSKTTGNAGARVGCGVIGLQSSV; encoded by the exons ATGGGGAATTTGAAAGCAGTAGCTGTAATCTCCGGGAACGATAGTGTGCAAGGATCCTTACAATTCATCCAGCAATCCAATG GTGTTACCCATGTGAGAGGAAGAATAATTGGTCTAGCTCCAGGTCTTCACGCTTTCCATATCCATGCCTTGGGTGATACCACTAACGGCTGCAATTCCACTG GACCTCATTTTAATCCACTTAAGAAAGATCATGGAGCTCCCATGGATGAAGTACGTCATGCGGGTGATTTAGGCAACATTGTTGCTGGTCCTAATG GGGTGGCAGAGATATCAATTTCAGATATGCAG ATTCCTCTTAGTGGAGTACACTCCATCTTGGGGAGAGCAGTAGTTGTGCATGCTGATCCTGATGATCTGGGAAGAG GTGGACATGAACTTAGTAAGACAACTGGAAACGCAGGTGCAAGAGTTGGCTGTG GCGTTATTGGGCTTCAATCATCTGTCTAA